The Helianthus annuus cultivar XRQ/B chromosome 11, HanXRQr2.0-SUNRISE, whole genome shotgun sequence region GGGTTGTTTTAAGTTTTGGATATAACGGTAGCCCTATCAAAGAGTTTCAATGTTTCATACGTGtgtaattaattaatattaaattggAAGCAATACATCACCATTTTCATAAGAAAATGAATAACAAGTTCAACTAAAAAAATAAACAGAACACACATAATAATTACTTAAAGAATAAAAAATAAAGAATTTAACTCATCCTTTTCCCTCTCATCCTCTAAACATGAAAAGGCATAGCCTtcaagtcctcctccatcacctTCCCACCGGCCCGGCCACATTCCATCCCACCGGTCCGACCGCCTTCAACAAACGAATAATACCTCAAGAAAAACGCAAGCGTCAAAACCAACCACTCCAAAacaaacatcaaaacacacaaaccACCAGCCATTTTCAATATCACCGCTGCATCATCTTCCTTAACATACGAGTTCAACGCGGTCAAGAAATTCGAAGTGGTAGTGAAAATCAAAACCGATATAGACCCCTGGAATATCGCGGTCAGGACCGTAGCCACCATGTGGGCCGCGTACCACTTGTTTGAGCCCGCGGACACTGCGTTGCATCCGGATATGGCTCCAGCGATTGTGGCGATGTGGAGGAGGACGAGGAGTGCGCCTGCGCCTGAGGGGACGAGGCGGAGGGAGAGCGTGAGGAAGATGCAACTCGAGGCGGCTCCGATTAAAACATAGTTGCAAATTAGGAAGAATTTGTGGGTTTTGTGGTGCGATTGCGCGTCACTTGTGAGTCCCATTTGTGCGATTTTGGTGTGTAATCGTGCAATTGGTGGCTACGGTTTAGTTACAAGCCGGATGAAATGAGGAATTGAAATGAGATTGAAGAGAGAAATGTTTAGTTGAGGAAATTGGGGGTTGTGTGTGGGTTGATATATACAGGTTTGAAGGTATGAGTTGTGAGGTGTTTTATGACCGTTTGAGTTGTAACGGCTAGTTTGCTCAAATAATATTCAAACGGCTAGTGCCTTTTGTATTGTCAATGAGTCGGGTCATTGAATGCTTTTAATCAAATTTTTGGAAGATAATATTTTTATTAGTATTGTTAAAACGGATTATTTTTTTAATcgtattttaaacatataaatctaaaaaaagTGAAGATTATTTTCAGTAACTCAAATCATTATTATTAAAGTTTTAGCACATGTATTTGTACAAACTTATTGTTATTCgtgttttatttataatttattaatttattaattataactaATAACTAATTACATGTATGATGCATGCTTAgtgttttatttataatttattaatttattaattataactaATAACTAATTACATGTATGATGCATGCTTAATTTGAGCATTAGGTATTTAGTTTATGACTTTTGTTAAATACATCT contains the following coding sequences:
- the LOC110890747 gene encoding uncharacterized protein LOC110890747, which gives rise to MGLTSDAQSHHKTHKFFLICNYVLIGAASSCIFLTLSLRLVPSGAGALLVLLHIATIAGAISGCNAVSAGSNKWYAAHMVATVLTAIFQGSISVLIFTTTSNFLTALNSYVKEDDAAVILKMAGGLCVLMFVLEWLVLTLAFFLRYYSFVEGGRTGGMECGRAGGKVMEEDLKAMPFHV